The genomic interval GTGACTTGCCGTGGCGCCTGCCAGCGGATCTCGAGCGCTTCAAGGCGCTCACGATGGGCCATCACCTGATCATGGGGCGCAAGACCTGGGATTCCATCGGCCGGCCCCTACCGGGGCGGACCTCCGTGGTGGTGAGCCGGACGAGTCCCCAGTTGCCGGAGGAGGTGGTGGTGGTGAACTCGGTGGACAGGGCTCTGAAGGTGGCTCGGCGGGCGGGGGATGAGGAGCCCTTTGTGGTGGGTGGAGCGGAGATTTATCGCCAGGTAATGGATTCCGCGAGCCGTCTGTATCTGACCCGCGTTCATGCGGAGGTTGAGGGTGACACCTTCTTTCCGGAGCTCGACGAGAGCGAATGGCGCCTGGTCGAGCGCCTAGAGCATCCGGCGGATGTGCGGAATGAGTACCCTTTCAGTTTCTTGACTTTCGAGCGTAACTAGCCAGGAGTGCTGCTAGGCGACCGGATCCGCTGCGCGCGGTGCTCGAACTCGCTTGAGATTGCCTTTGCGCCGGGCGACCGAATCCGCTGCGCGCGGTGCTCGAACTCGCTTGAGATTGCCTTTGCGCCGGGCGACCGAATCCACTGCGCGCGGTGCTCGAACTCGCTTCGGCGCTTTCGCATCGACCCCCCGCATCCTTGATGGGCTTCCTCTGCCGTGTCCAACGTCGTTCAGCTCGGACAACTGCGCTCCGTGCTCGCCGGTTCCGGTCGCCCTCTCGGTGAGCCCTGGGACAGATGGGTACTCTTCTATCGCTCCCGCCGAGGTCCGCTGGGACCGCTTCGCTCCGTGCTCGTCGGATCCGGTGGCCCTCTCGGTGAGCCCCGCGACGGACCCCTGCTCCTCGGTCAGCGTCTCCGGTGACTTCTCAACCCAACTACGAGAAGTCTACTTGGGATAAGAAAAGGTCCCTTGGTACGGGATGCGACACCGGTGAAGGGCGGCGGGCCGTGTTTGAGCACGGAGCGCAGCTGTCTGAGCCGAGGGAGGTGGGGGCGGGGAATGCGTTCGAAGGAGAGGGTTCTAGTCGTTGAAGAAGAATTGCGGGCGAGTTCGAGCACCGCGCGCAGAACACGGCCCGCCGCCCAGGAGACTCGCGCGCAGAACACGGCCCGCCGCCCTTCCGTAAATGCCTGAGCAACCTAGGCCAGGAGTTGATCGTCAATCCAGCGACTGAGAACCCCACAGATCTCGTCCAGCACCTCTTCGTCCGTCCGTCCAGAGCGCTTGAGAACGTGGAAGGAGTGATCGGCGCCGGGGGAGACGTGGAGAGTCGCTTTCGGTCCGAGGCGGCTGCACACCGGTTGCAGGAGGTCCAACCCAGCGAGTTTGTCGCGGTCCCCTTGCAGGAAGAGCATCGGAACGGTGACGCCATCGAGGTGATCGCCGCGTTCGGTACCCGGCTTGCCCGCGGGATGTAGAGGAAACCCGAAAAACACCAACCCCTTCACCGCGGGCAATGCCTCCGCTGAGGCCGCCCGCGAGGTCATCCGCCCGCCCATGGACTTGCCACCGGCGAACAGCGGCAGGCCGGGGCATTGCCGTGCCGCTGCGGCGACCGCGGCGCGCACCGTGGTTTCGAGCTTTGGGGCACGGTCCGGCGCGCGGCGGCCCTTCTCCATGTAGGGGAACTGATACCGAAATACCCCCAGGTCGAGGGCCGTCAAACGCTCGATGACCTGCTCGAAGAAGCGGTGGTGCATTCCCGCCCCGGCGCCGTGGGCGAGGACGACCAGGGCCTTGGGGTCGGGCGGCAAGTCGAGAAGGGCGGAGACTTCTGCTCCGAGTTGGGGAATCGGCACGGAGACGGCTTTGGATCGACTCATGGCGCAGCCCACTTTATCGCTACGCGAGGCCTGCGAGGCGCCGGCCAGGTGGTAGGCTCCGGCCCTTGCACGAGGTCCCTCCCATGCTGCTGGATACCCTAGATTCTTCGAGAGAGTTCCCGCAATGCCCCTGATCAGCGGTTCCGCCAGCGTCACCCGGTTTTCCATCGTCCACAGCCCGGAGCCGCCGGACTTCGAGCGGGCAGCTTTTCACGGCATCGCGCCCGGCTCCGAGGTGCGCGACGCGGTGGGTTTCGTGCCGTTCGAGCTGGGAGCGCCCTGGGAAGTGGGCCATCGCCGCTACGCCTTTCGCGTGCAGATCGACAAGCTGCGTCCCGATCCGGTGGCCGTCAAAGAGCGCCTGAAGCAACTCGTGCACGTCGAGCAGGAGCAGACCGGCGCGCCCTTCGTTGGACCGAAGAAGCGCAAGCGCCTCAAGGAACTGGCCGAGGAAGAGCTCATCTCCCAGGCGCGCCCGCGCAGCCAGATCATCGAATGCTGCATGGACGGCCCGCTGCTCTATGTGGGCACCACCGCCAAGGCCTATTTGGGTACGGTGCTGCAACTGCTGCGGCAGATCGACGTGGTGGCCGACTACAAGGCGCCGTGGATCGACCTCGACGAGCCGGAGGTAGACGGCGAAATCGTGGAGACCACCGAGCCCGGCCAGTCGGTGCTCGGCTGCCGATTCCTGAAAGCGGTGCTCGGCGATCGCGACATCATGGTCGAGCCGGAGGCTGGCTACGTGCGCCTGCAAACCCGCGAAGCGCGGATCACCCTGACCGGTGCGGTGCTCAACGACCTGCGGCACTACGTGAAGAAAGATGCTGAACTGCTGGCCGCCAAGCTGGTCGCCGGCGAGAGCGCCTTCCGCTTCGATGCTCTGTCCTGGCGCATCGGCAGCCTGCGGATCGAGACGGCGCGACACGAGCACTGGACGGATCTGCTGGACGAGCGACTGGAGAAGGTCTCCGGCGTGTACGAGCTGCTCGACCGAAAGTACGCCTCCCTGCGACCGCGGCCCCGGCGCACCGAATCGGTGCCGGCCGAACCCCCGACCTCCCCGGCGATGTCGGATCCACCGCCTGCGGACTGACCTTCGTGCGGCGAATCCTCCTCGCCTTGTTCGGGTTGATGGCCGCGGCTTGTCGCGGCCCGGAGCCGGCACCGATTCCCGCCGTCTTTGCCCAAATCCCGGCCGACGATCGGCTGCTGGTGGTGTTCGTACCGGGGGTCACCGGTAGCGTGCTCAAAGACGCAGAGTCCGGTGAGATTTTGTGGGGTACTGGCCGCCAGCTCCTCGTTCCGCGGGACGGTGGATACGCCCTCGCGCGCTCGATTCACCAGCCGGTCGGCGGCGCGCCGGCGGCCGGCAGAGTCCGGGTCGAAACCCCGGACATTCTGCGCGTAATCCGCCTGGGGGGTGGGCGGAAGAAGATCTATCAGCCGCTGGTGGATTTGTTCGAACGGGCGGGCTTCGCGGAGGGGGATCTCTCGCGTCCGGAGGCGGGTGGGACCTTCTTCCCGTTCCCCTACGATTGGCGTCAGGACAACGTCGCCAGCGCCCAGCGTCTGCAGGTGGCTCTCGAAGGGTTGCGCCGGACGCGACAGCAGGATCGCCTGGTCGTCGCGCTCGTCTGCCAGAGCAACGGAGCCAGCATTTGCCGATATTTCTCCCGCTACGGCGGGGCTTCGCTGGCGGCAGCCGAGGCCGGCCGCGCCGACCACGATCCGGGCCTTGAGATTCGCGGCATGGTGTTCATCGGGACCGCCAACGGCGGCAGTTTACGGATTTTGCGCGAGGTGGATCGTGGCCGAACGTACCTACCGCTGGTGGGACGCACGCAGCATCCGGAGGTGCTCTTCACCTTCCCGTCGCTTTATCAGGAGCTTCCGGACTACCGAAGCGACTTCTTTCTGGACGACGAGGGGAAACCGGTGAAGGCGAACCTGTGGCAGGCGGCGAACTGGGAGAAGTGGCAGTGGTCGGTATTCGCGCCCGAGGCGGCAAAGCGGCTCGCGCGGCAAGAGCGGCCCGACCTTTTCGGCAACCTGGAGCAGCGCCGAGCCTTTCTGAAGGATCAGCTTGCCCGCGCTCGGCGATTCCGGACGCTCCTCCGGCAGGGGCCGGCGGCGGCTCCGGTGCCGCCTATTTTCATGGTCCAGAACGCCTACCGAGAGACCCCTGACCGGGCCGTCCTGCGGCCTTTGCGGAAGGCACCCAAGGGCTTACGCTGGCGCGCCCATTTCACCGGCGACCGCTGGCTGCGGCGGCAATCCTACCTGCGCTTTCGCACCTCGGCGCCGGGCGACGATCACGCTACCCGGGCGAGCCAGCTCTGGCTGTCCGCGGCGGAGACGGCGGCGCTGGCCGCGGAGCCCTTCTACGTCCGCGGCGGGCACTTCGAGATGATTCTCGAGCCCGCCGCGGAGCGCCGGCTGCTGGAATTCCTGGCCGAAATCGCTACGCCCTAACAGAGTGCCGGAGAAGGCTTCGGCTCTCGCGACCGAACCCACCGGGCGAGGCACGGTACGCGAAGCGCCTTTCCAGCCGTCCTGTTATTCAACGGAAGTGGTCCAGGCGCTGACGTTGCCGGATTCGAATCCGTCTTCGAAGATGCTGGGGGCATCGCCCCGGGTCACGGTCACCTGGAAGCCGTTGGCGGTTGCCGAGTCGATCCGAATCGAGATCTCATTGGCGGTATCGACATAGGTTTCGCCGACCTTCCACATGGAGCCCTCGTTGTCCGAGAAGGTGGCCGGTGGCACGTCGGCATCGATCACTTCGGCGTCCGCCGCGCGGCTCGGATCCACATGGTGGATGATCACCGCCCGGCCCGGCACATTGCCGTCGTAGTTGCCGGTTTGGTCGCGCGTTTCGACGGTGTATTCCGTCGCCCCACCAAGGGGGATACGGATCATGCGGTAGTTGGAGGTCGAGGCCCGGGCGAGGTTGTCCACCGTCACGGTGAAGGAGCCGTCATTTGCAACCGTGAAGATGCGGTTGGCGGGAATCCAATCCAGCCGGTTCTTATGGTACGAGTTGATGTGTTTCCCGAGACGGCCGTAGGTGGAGTCGTTCACCGTATAGCTGGTGGCGGCGCTCATCACGTCCCAGGGGCTGTCGTAGGGATCCGAATCGCCATCGGAATTGTTGGAGTGAGGCAGCCCGAATCCGTGGCCCATTTCGTGGGCGATCACCGCTTCCTGGGCGAATGCCCAGGGCGGGTTCCAGGTCGAGCGCCAGGACTTGGAAACGCCGTCGAGGGTGGCGAAACGGCTACCGCCCCAAGCGCAGCAGTCGAGGGTGGCGTTGAACATCAAGTTGATGCCCTCGAAAGGGCTGCCGCCGTTCGAAAAATCGACCAGCGAG from Acidobacteriota bacterium carries:
- a CDS encoding dihydrofolate reductase — translated: MTFSILVATAENGVIGRDGDLPWRLPADLERFKALTMGHHLIMGRKTWDSIGRPLPGRTSVVVSRTSPQLPEEVVVVNSVDRALKVARRAGDEEPFVVGGAEIYRQVMDSASRLYLTRVHAEVEGDTFFPELDESEWRLVERLEHPADVRNEYPFSFLTFERN
- a CDS encoding alpha/beta family hydrolase, which encodes MSRSKAVSVPIPQLGAEVSALLDLPPDPKALVVLAHGAGAGMHHRFFEQVIERLTALDLGVFRYQFPYMEKGRRAPDRAPKLETTVRAAVAAAARQCPGLPLFAGGKSMGGRMTSRAASAEALPAVKGLVFFGFPLHPAGKPGTERGDHLDGVTVPMLFLQGDRDKLAGLDLLQPVCSRLGPKATLHVSPGADHSFHVLKRSGRTDEEVLDEICGVLSRWIDDQLLA